The genomic segment ACTTTTCAAAGAAATCTTTACCGCTAAATTCATTCAGCGGGTCTATAAGAAAAACATAAAATATTCAGGGTTTGTTCAGCAAAAACAGGGATTAATAAAGCCAAAGCACGATTTGATTTTCAAGCCTGAACCTCCCCTCTTCTATCAGAAATAGACAGGTGCGTGATAACGGTATCTACCGGGCAATTTGAAGTCATACCGCATCAGTATTTCGTGACTGCCGTTGTTGTACCGCGATGTTTTATTCGATAAAGACCAATCATACGAATAACTGATAAAAAATTTCCTGGCCACGTCGAGACCGGCCATTGCACCAAAACCATCTCCCGTACGGTACATCGTACCGATGGTCAGATATTCAGTAATGATCAATCCGGCTGTAAGATCCATCTGGATAGGCGCCCCGGGAGTTACCTTGATAAGCGTAGAGGGTTTAAATTCAAAATCTTCTGACAAAGTGTAAATTCCACCGGTCATGAGATAGTAGTGGCGGCGTTCTTTGAAAACACTCGATAGTACATTCTCACCGTGATAGACATAATTACTTTCAAACAACTTCGGTATGGCAAATCCAGCATAAAACCGATCCCTTGAATAATATGCTCCAAAGCCGACATTGGGCTTGAATTCGTTATTTAATTTCCCCATAAAAGCTTCATCGAGGCTCTCATCCAGTGACAACTCATTCAGATTACTACTCAGGGAATTAAATCCCAGCTTCAAACCGAAAGCCAGCGTACTGAATTCTGTCACATTGAAGCGATAGGCATAATCGACAAACATGGAAGAATTGTGTGAAGGTTCAATCTTATCTTTCATAAAGGTAAGGCCAAAGTTATGCCGCTGATCGGGAATTGGCGAATGCACACTCGCCACCTCCGTGACCGGAGCTCCCTTAAAACCGACCCATTGAGAACGGTAAACCAGGGTAGCAGTCAAAGCATCGCGGCTACCGGCATACGCAGGATTGAGACTCAGCATGTTCTCCACTGTGTGAGTAAACATCGGATCCTGTTGGCAGTATGCCGTTCCGGTGATAAATATCCAGACAACTATTAAAATAGCTCGTTTCATGGCGTCACATTCATTAACCAGAAAAACGAATAACCCTTCCTATCTAAAACAAAATATCTACGCTACCGATTGAGGTAAATGAAACTTTTCTTCACTCTTCCATTTCCCAAATCTAAAATATAGTAATACGTTCCAACCGGCAGTTTCCGACCGCCGATGGTTACTCCAAATTGAGTTTCCCCATTCCAGTCATTCTGATAATTTCTCGCTTCAAAAACTTTATTACCCCAACGGTTATAGATCACTATATGATTGTTGGGATATTTGTAAAGCTCTTTTATGACAAGCCGATCGTTTTTACCATCTCCATTCGGTGAGAAGCCTTCCGGAACGTAAATATCCCAATAGATATGGATAAACACGGTTGCCAGAGAGTCGTCACCATCAACATCGGTTATCTTATAGGTGAAACTGTCGTCTCCCTCAAAGTCTTCCACAGGCATGTAGTAATAGGTTCCATCATTATCAAATTGAATAATAACTCCATGCTTAGGCGGTGTTACCACACTCCATCTGTTTCCTCCATCCTGACTCGGAATATCATTAACCGATACATCATGCTTAAACTCTGTATTCATCTCAATTCTTACCGTATCATTGACTGCAATCGGTATATGATTTTTCTTCAAAACATAGATAAATACAGTCGCCGTACTGGTACCTCCATGTCCGTCTGAAATGGTATAAGTGAAACTATCTGTTCCGCGATAGTCAGGCTCCGGTGTATAGTCATAGCTATTATCCCCCTTAAGGTCAGCAGTACCTTTTCCTGGTTTGGAATTATGGCTTACGCTCAATTGATCACCGTCCGGGTTTTTATCATTAGCCAGTACATTTATATTCAGAGTTGTATTTTCAACCATGTATACCGTATCATTGACTGCAATCGGAGGATCATTGACCGGAATTACCGTGATAAATACGGTTGCCGTATCGGTTGAATGGCCATCGGATATAACGTATATAAACCGGTCATTTCCAACATAATCCACGTTAGGTGTATAGGTCAATGAGTTATCCGCATTTTGAATCACGGTACCGTTAGCAGGTTTTGATATCGAGATAATGGTCAACGGGTCGCCTTCCGGATCTTTATCATTTGCCAAAACGTTAATGGTAACCGGCTTTTCTTCCGGTGTACTCACGCTATCATCGAGTGCGATCGGCCTGTCATTGACCGATGTAATAGTTATAAATACTGTTGCTGTATCGGTCAGTTCTCCATCAGAGA from the Parabacteroides sp. FAFU027 genome contains:
- a CDS encoding type IX secretion system membrane protein PorP/SprF; protein product: MKRAILIVVWIFITGTAYCQQDPMFTHTVENMLSLNPAYAGSRDALTATLVYRSQWVGFKGAPVTEVASVHSPIPDQRHNFGLTFMKDKIEPSHNSSMFVDYAYRFNVTEFSTLAFGLKLGFNSLSSNLNELSLDESLDEAFMGKLNNEFKPNVGFGAYYSRDRFYAGFAIPKLFESNYVYHGENVLSSVFKERRHYYLMTGGIYTLSEDFEFKPSTLIKVTPGAPIQMDLTAGLIITEYLTIGTMYRTGDGFGAMAGLDVARKFFISYSYDWSLSNKTSRYNNGSHEILMRYDFKLPGRYRYHAPVYF